The following is a genomic window from Plectropomus leopardus isolate mb chromosome 3, YSFRI_Pleo_2.0, whole genome shotgun sequence.
ATATCTGCATattcaagaaaataatatttacaagtCTTGAGGTGAAAAAGCTACAactgtttcaaagggtttcGAGTGCAGATTGTGCTTAGTTTGGCAAACTTGTTGAAGTTTGTAAAGTTTTCAAACCGTATTTAAACTCAACTGTGGCAAAGTCTGAATTTTGATTACTGTGAATACTCATACTTATTTATAACCTTTTTgcttttgatattttacagtCATCCAGGtcacaaaatattttagaaGTGCAGAGTCAAATGGAACTGTACTTGCTGTTGATTACATAAAGACATTTCTTCTCTAATGCAAAAAAGACCTCTCAGTTCTGAGCTGAActtgtactttaaaaaataaagtaaaactaaaCAGTCAGACTTTTCCTTGTTAGGTGAAGAACCTAAGGAGGCATAACACAAGAAAATCTTTCTCAGAATTCTAAGATAGCAATCTTGTAGATTCAGAAAAAgggatttttcatttttctctctcacaggTGAATGCATGATGCAGGCCTTCTCTTATAGCTGTGGTGTTTTGTGCCTCCTGTGTGTGGCATGGCACCACCACCTAGTGGAGAATCTCTTACTCACAGACATGGCAGTAGAAAACTTTTAGAACAGATGTTTTCATTCTGATCAGTGGAACAAAACACCCAAGAATTGTTACAAGAAGTGCTTGCTTGTTTTAGCAAAATCAGTTAAAATTGATATGTTATTTCATTCAGACAAGCTAAAAGTATAATTTGTGTTCTCCATACCTagacaataaaatgtttaataaaaatgtttaatggcCAACGCGTGACTTCTAAAGTGGACCTAGGTTTGATAAGGTGTTAAAACAATTGCATTTGGTAATGTATGGTGCCAGATAAGCTGATCTGCCAATTTCCCTCCCATAAAAggtaagttgttttttaaatgttggagtcaacataaaaaaaatattgttttaattgaaTCAGAGTTGCAGTGAAACCACACAGGAGTTGATGATTTCTATTTATTCCATTCTAGGTAGCCTCTCAGAAGCAGCAGTGACATTCATTGCAACAGTCCTGGAGCTAATCATCATGTCTGTCTTGTTCAGCTGTCCGGGGTATTTGAAGGAGCAGGTTCAGCAGTGGTCCGCTGGTAAGCACAGAGCTGAAACACTCCTGAAAGATACCAGAACATTCAGATACACAATAATCTCCAAATATAATTtcttacatttcatttctttaagaTATGTTTTGTATGGAAGTTATTATTGATACTGAAGAATGAAACTTTCAAATCTTACACAAAGTTTGATTATAAATTCCATACATACAATAGTTGTGCTAAATTAATGAATTAGCTGACTATAAAACAAGGGAAGGAGAAccaaaagatatttaaaaatgttgccttttttgtaACCTGCTGGTTTAAGGCAGCGACTTAATTCAATTATGCCTCTGGGCTGCTACATTACCATCTAATCTAAAGTAGTTTTGCCAATGCACAACATCATTAGCATCAGATCCTAGATGCATAATACAGTATCTCACACAGCcacttagtgtgtgtgtgtttacttggTTCAGAGTATGGAGATCTAAAGGTGCAATaactctttgtttgttttttacacaccCAAAAAATGTGCCATGTTGCAATGTACACttttacatgcttttatctAAGATGCTGATAATAACTGTTGTGCCTACAGGTCACTCACAATTaagttatttgtgtttttcaattatttattttgtaaataattgaaaaacacaaataacttAATACAAGAAATACCTGCTGCAAAAGCCAAAATGATGGCCACCCAGCCAATGATGTAGGACCAGGAAAAGCGCCAGTCCAAGAAGCGTTTGCCAAAGAAAGTTACGGTCACCCCAGTGTAAATTGCCAAAGCCAGCAGAGCAAGAAAACCTGGGAATTGAGAGAGAAaggaatatttaaaaagtaaagaatgaaaaaaagcaaaccagATGTATGTAAGAAACTCCAACCTATATAACCTGACAATATATGTAGAGCACACTAAGTCCAACCACTGTTTTAAGCACATTGATAAAAGGTTCCAGACAAGTCTAATGTAAGGAAAATGGCAACCATAGCAACATGGTTTTACAATTAATTTTTGATTTCACAGCAATTGCTGTGTGATCTAAAATCACTTTGCCTAGATGGACAATCAAATGTACAAGGAAATGAACTTGCTAATTGTGTGTGTTACCTGACAGGACCAAGGCAATGCCACCTGTACGGACCCTCCTGTTTTTGGTGCCGTTAGTGAAGGCGCTCAGGCCGAGCACCACGCCAGCGAAGCAGCTCAGCACCGCCAGCAACATAAAGGCCCGTGTAGCGTCCCAGAAGGCTGGACAAAAAAAGGTCAGGACCACATGTACACATCAACAGATACATCCACTTGAATTTGCCTTAAATACTGAAATTTTAGTTTGCATGCTGGCatctttatgtttatgttaatttgtcattttgaaagaCAGCCCAGTAAAAATATTTAGCTACTTTTTTAAACAGGAGTAATGTGCTTTGGCttgcataaattaataaaattgtAGGTTGTTTTCTAGATAGATCAGCTTGCTGACAAATCTGCATGTTATTGgtatttgatttgaaaaaagcaTACTGTCAATGTGTTTGATATTAACTGATTTCACGTTTACTGAATAATTGATCTGTGAGACATTATCAGattatatacataaataagTTATGTTTctaatttattaacattttggaGGGAGTCATTTCCTTAGAAACTTTCAATTGGTCCAAAACAGTGGTTTCCAAAACCATCCTAATCATGTACCCCCTTTGAAATCTGTTTTCAGTTGAGTATCCAACTACCTGcgcaaaacatttttggaataaACACATTGTAAACATTGTAAACGTAAATTGAAAATAGGGATTTGTTTTATcagacttttactttttatatttatttacatgttttagtGAATTTATTAAAgtatcttttttcattttatttttttttaggaattattcattactgatattttttcaaatttttcatGTCTCCCCGCACaacagttttcaaaaaatttgTTTGCCCAAATGCCACTTCTAAACTACTCACCTACAGTTATGGTGTGTGCATGGCATTTGTGGTTGATGCAGAACCTCCAAAGCCCCTGATTGGCTGAGCTACCCGAGTATCGATACTGCATCCAGAAATCCGTTGCTGTAGACACAATGAGAAGCACAAGGGCAGCCACACCACAGAGTGTGCCCCCTCCTGCTAAAGTATACAGCATCGTGAAGAAGCCAGGGGAAGAGCTGTCCTAAACATTCAGCAACTGTTCAGGGAAGACAGGACAGGGTGGAAAAATGTGCATTGTTTAGAATGCCAAAAATTGTCCATTTTGCATCATCATCTACATCTGCTCAAGAGCACAAAAGTCAAGTTTCTTTGCCTGTTCCACATTCTAGTATACTCAAGCCCATCCTTCTTCGAGTCAATCCGGTATCATAGTTTTTGCAAGTAAGAACAGAAGTTTCTTGGATGAGCTGCACATCTACATTAGCAAAACATCTGTTATGGGGGGTGTCCACACTAGCTTAAGCTTAGGTGCATTTTCTTGCTCACTGTAGATCCAAAGCAGACAGAAGAGATTGATCACACACCAAAACTTAATGTCCTGAAAAATACCAGTCCTTactgttttaaatataacatttcaaTCATACATGCCAGCACATCAGCAAATCATTCTTTAGTGTCAAATTGGTTACAGCCAGCAAAGCACTTGACCCAAACTGCTGTATGACAATAAGCTTGCCTATCAGGCAGTTCAGAGCCATTGTTCACCACTAATTCCCCTCTATGCAACACAAACTAATCTTCCAGTACTGAGCAACTGAACTGTCAGCAGTGTTGCTCTCTGTCACACAGCCAGCACACCAATGATTTCATACACTTATTTTGACTCCTGTACTCATTGCTGCAGCTCTTGCAAATGCCTAAATTCCAAAATCAAATCCAAATGAGATCTGTATATCTGATTCCCAAATATGTCTGACAATTTTTTGTCtagaaacatgaacaaaaatcAGGGTCCCAGTAGGCCCAAACTGATAgctttaaagatgtttttactTGACAGAGATCTCCAATCCATCTCTTCTATCTTTGTAGTTCCGCATATTCTCCAAAAGCAGGTTCTTactgtagttgttgttgtttctcagAAACCCTCAAAGAAAGTAGAATCTTTCTGGAAGTACAGTAAAAACAGGTTCTATGTAAGTCCAAGTTATTTTCTGATACCTCTGGGTTGGCCGCTGTCTCTCCAGGGTTGCTGGTTGTGACAGTGTGCGTATCCTTTTTAAGCCCTGTACCCCTGGCTCTCATTGTCCACCCCACAAAAGAGGGAATGATCGAGCGCAGCATGTGAGTGATGGTAAATCCCTGCTAGCGCTCTTCTCTGCAGTAACCTCCATCCCCCATCACCTCAGTCTCTAACCTCTTGCacttttgcatctctctgtgtcctcctgcATGACTTCCTTCTTGTTCCTTCTGTCTTCAATTTCTTCCTGCATCTTTTCTGCAAAGTTGTTAAACACACCAAAATCCTACAGTAAATGCAGTATGATTGTTTTTTCTGCCAAACCATGAACATGTCCTAAACTCAAGTTTATCCACATCAGTGGTGGAAGTGTAGTATAGGCCATCCTTATATGAATAAGCAAAATAGGGCAGAAAACCTAGAgcagaaaatatgtgtttgtgcacCTTGCATATGTCAGGGGAATAAAAAGAACAtcttattaattttaatttgtgtgttcTATTTGGCAAAATAACACACCCACACAACAAGCagtttgatgacattttgtatctTTATTCCATCAGTGGACTTACTGATCCAAAGTGTAACTTTAAAATACCTTTATTTACTATTTGTTCAAAAGCAAGAGCATTAGACAGCCACTATTTGAtgatttcaaacatttgaacTCCATTGACCCCTGTGGCATCTCCATCATTACACagaaacattgtttaaaatcacacaggTTTCAAATGACATTGCCATGTTAAGCCACTACATAATGTCAAATATTATGCAAAGTACCCGCTTCACTCTCACATCCATCAGGTGTCTGCATAGGTGCTCAGTAAAAGTGAGGATAAAATCAGAGACTTCTCTGTGTAAGTCAAATATGTGACAAGATTTGTTGTTTCCAATTGTGCAATCCAGCAGCATCACTGTGTTTAAAGTGCCTCTTTACCATTGTTTTGACTTTAGCCAGCTAACAtttctttgataatttttggtttttgttgtttttcttttggttttttttttaggggctggataatttttcagtgtttcatatTGTGTAATACTCTTTTTGGCCACAAGAGGCTGAATGCGAGTGTTAGGACTAAAAGCATTCTTGTTTTCTTCCAGGTGAAAAAGATTACAGCGATGTTACATAACTTGCTTACAAACAATACATGTACCCTGTGTTTAGAGATTAAAACTCAACTGGaggaaaacttggaaaaacaTATCATCCTCTTGTGGTCGAAATTAGGATAACAATTACAAACACAATTTTCTTAAAACccgaatttaaaaaaataaaaaatgacctgccaaaagttttttttaacagatttgtttttcttatttgccTTCTGTAATAAAATACCATTACACTCACTTTTTCAATAGTAACAGACATAGGGGAAAACACTGGGAATTCATACAAGTGCCCACAAATTCCAATGAGTGATCATTTCCTGCATTAGTGACATAAAAAGAGGCATATGGCATATGataaagtatcaaaataaagctgcaaatgaataaataaatctctcAATCAATCCTCACATCCAAAAATCTatacaaatgttacaaaaaggCACATTATGATATGCATCACCAAACGTGGCTTCTTTTCACAACATGAAGAGTCCGGCTCACTGTGCCCTATAGAAGCTACAGAGACAGCAATTGATTTACATTGCATCAAACTCTGTATAGCTGACTTTATGCTTTGTACAAAATTGTGactaaaatgtagttttatagTTTGgcattgtgagaaaaaaaaaactaatttgatGGTATGTTTGCGGTGAATTTACTAGACCCTTCAATCCAGGCATCATCAGCCGTCTCTATAGTCTAACTACATATTTGCCAACTACATTTTTGCAGGCTCCAAAAGGTATATTTTCTGTGCTTTACTTACAAAAGCTAAAGGTGTTaagcgaacacacacacaccttgaatGGGCACTGAACCTCACATGAATTCTGAATATAAACATTAATGCTAAAATTTAATGTTTActctttttaaagcatttgcAAAGTTTTCTGATTAgctttctttaatttgttttacttataattacacacattttcagaattttgcatttgcttgcacacacactggAACATATTCACAAAGACATATACAGTGGTATgagaaaagcacacacacaaacacacacaaccaagACTGTCATTTTCAACCTCAAAACACATATGTCACgctatttatacacacacacacacacacacacgtaactCTGAACTGCACAGCATATGAACAGCTTAACACTCACAGTAtatatgcacacagacacacacactccaatgATGCCAACAGGGGACTGGCGGGgaaactatttcttttttttaaaatttagaatCAAAATtctttctcataatattactgcaaatgtgctacttttttataattttagaaagaaattgcTGAGAGGGGAAGGGTAAAAGTCTAGTCAAAGTCTGATGTCAAATCCGTTTCAGTAATTAAATCTGAAAGAAATATCTTACAATTGACCTTTTCAAGTGTGATTTTATCctgctttatttgtatttttctgtcaattttagattcttaaataaaaatttctTTCCTGCCTTCTGGGTTTTAATTCATTGTTCAGTATGTGTATGAACAACTGCCTGGGGCTGAAATCCATTCACCCAACAGGGGAGTGTTAAGAATAGTGTGTGTGacttatttgttaaaacacacGTGCCAGCAAGCAGAAGCAGTGCTGAGTATGGACTTTAACACTCACATACCTTCAGGTTCCCTCTTGGCTgtagttttaaagaaatcactaGAGGGTTTAAGACATGATTTTAGTATGATTTAGAGCATGACCAAGAAGGGACTTCCACAGTTTCCCATGTTGGCTCTTTGGTCCCCTGTTGGCGAGTGTGTAATGATGGCTAAGTCCAGTGTTCAATAAGTACGCAagtgcacatacacatacacacacatgcacacgcacacacacacaccctgcagcAGTTAGTGATCCCTTGCTAGGATGTTGTGTTCTTgtgcttcctgctgctgctgctgttaaccAGTGTTTCTCCAGTGAACAGCTCAGGGGCCCGGTGCCCACAGGACAACAGTTCGatctgcagaggaggagaggaaggtcTGGTCATGCGGATGCCACCTACACTGGATCACCTTGTCCCAGTGCTCCCCTGCCACCGTCTGAGGGAGGGGCTTTGTTAGGTCACCTGGGGTCAGAGGAAAGAAAGGTGTCACACAGGAGTGGCAAACAGTGGGATCAAGCGCCCAACGCTGACAGTGTGCTGCATTAATATGGTGGCCAAACGATCATATATATAAGTATGCCTTGCCTTGAAAGCAACATTTCTCATGACATCATAGTCTCTTGTACTGCAGGCACCATTTTAGTTAAGaatgcatttatatttgtacTTTGAGAAGGCCATTTTcgtaaaacattaaataacagGCATTAGGTAACGTTTAATCTTTTCAAATTGAATTTTATGATCAAAAATGAActctgattaattttttttaaaacacttggtatacagtatttgtattttgCTACACTGTATTAGCAAAATACTGTATACAATATGTATTTTGTTGCTTTCTCTAGCCTGCAGGCGATCATACCTTGAAGGTCACTGATTATGATTTTATTGTCATAAGAGCCGGTGAGGAGATGATGGGCTCCAGGTGAGAAGCGCACTGAGCGGATGTCACTGCTGTGAGGGCGGTATGTCTGGACTATGCGGCCTCCTTTGATGTCATACAACATGCAGGTACTGTCCTCCTGACCAGTGGCGAGCAGGCGGCCGCTGGGATCAACTGCAACCGAAGCAACTGCACTTCCTGTGTAAAACAGAGTGGTGGTAAGTAAGAATATTGCTGCAGCCTGCAACTGCCtactctttgttttttctttacttagATTTATACTAAAAGCACGGAACTTggaatttgttttattcattgagAGCCcagtgctgctttttttttttttatctatggGACAATAACTTAGAATGATCTGAAATGTCTTATTTAAAATCTGTTCAGGTTCAGCTGTTCTGTGTTCCAGAAATCTTCACAAAGCTTGAGTGCCTTCTTGTGGATTAACTGTGATACCACACTAACCTGTAACAATGTGGTATGGTATAAGTCATTTGCAGCCAAGCAAAAGATCAGTCTTAATGAAAATCATGATGCAACTCACCTGAGCCATGCAGAGTTGTGCCAACCACCCTGACACAGCTTGGGACCCGCAGGTCCCAGAACCGGACTGTTTTGTCCTGGGATCCGGAGGCAATCATCCATCCTCCCCAGGTATACAGAGTCAGAATGTGACCTGTTCAACCAAAATGGTGACATCTTAATTACTTTCCATGCTATATCTTTATGTTGTCATacttagtttttaattttatttatttatttattttacaagcCCTGCTTGATGCAGTTATAGCTATTTTGTGGTACTGTACCTAAGACTTAATTTGTTTctcattgggaaaaaaatgatctaTGTAGACAATCAAACTTGTATGCAAACTGATTTCAAAATCCTAGATTTCCTTAACACTGTTCCTTTCACAATTGCAGAGAAGAACTTTGGTTAATGTACCAGTGTGTCCACTCAGGGCGTGAAGGCCCTGTCCTCTCTGACAGTCTGTTGTGTAGATGTTGCAGTCTCCAGCCCCAGCACTGATCAAGATGGATCCTCCACTCTCAGGACCCTCCATGAAGGCCAGGTCCCTGATGGTACCATCATGCATGCTGAACTCCAGGTCTGGGCCTGAATCACAAGTGTACAAACCATTACCTAAATatcaggtaaaaaaataaatgccttCTCTTAATTATTCttcttgaaaggctattttacTTGTTCCACATTTTATTAAGCACAGTTAACTTTTTCCAAATCACTTTGACCACAACAGATGCAACTTGACCCTTTTAGAAGTAGGGAAATGCTCATAGGTAGGTCAGTGATCATTTAAACATAGGTCTGTACTGTTCAGGTCAAGCATCTGTGAAAATGAACAGTACTTATCAACTACACactaaaacacataaaatattacCTGTGGCATTGCAGCTGTCTGCATTGAAAGGCAGGACTTTGACAAATTTATCATTGGAGCCAGTAGCCAAAAGTTGTCCACAGTGGCTCCAGGCTACACAGTAGATTGAGCCCTTGTGGTGTTTGTTTCTCCTGAAGCGCACCGCTGGCTGCTTCACCGCACTAGAACCACTGAAAAAGCAACCAAATACAAGACAGACTGAGAAATGTGTGGGAAggtttgaatttgaaaatgaatttaagCTACAAGCAGTGATGAAAGGACCCCCTGTATGTCAGGGTAGTGGTGAACTCTGGCTAAAGCGGTAGATTATTTCTGTGAGAGTCAGATAATGCATGCAGAGAGTTTGGAGCctggagtgagatatttcacatgatgtaGTACTTCCAGTGCCCACTAGATGGAACTGGAGGGTACAATAATTCGACATCATCTTGGTGTACATCATTTGCAGACCAAACCATGAAAATtttatgttaattaattaattaatatcaaaacaaaaaatttggAATATTGACTTTGAACCTCAGCCAGGGGAAGGTAAGTTTTACAGGCAGCTTCCCAGAGAAGAGTCTGGAGAGCAACCTAAAACAGTGTTGAAATGGCTGAAGGTTTAGCTCAGTTGATTAGAGTGCTTGTCTGTAGACTGTGAGATCAATGGTTTGAACTCAGCTCAGGACAGATGATTTTTGCAAGCAGCTGTCCAAACCACAGAGGGAAAAAGAATGCCAAAAATAGCATAAGTGTCAGTTGGATTAGCTTTAAGTGTTTCAGGTTGTGAAATTGAACATTATCCAAGACAGGTGAGTTTTAAATACTGCTGTCCACACAAGTATGAAAAAGAACGTCGAAAACAGTTTGAGTGTCAGAAGGTTTGGCTTAGTGGGTTAGACAGCTGGTTGGTGACTCTGAGGTTGTGGGTTTGAGCCTTGCTCTGGACAGGTGACTTTTGAAGTTTGTTGTCCAAATGTGAAGGCTAAAGAGAACAtccaaaacaatataaataacaGAAGTGTGGCTCAGGGGAAACAATGGCTGGTTGGAGGCTCCTAGGTTGGTAGTTCAAGCCCCACATGCCAAGAGGTTATGAAATGGTATAAAATCCATGGCTGAAATTTAATGACAGAATTGGTGAAAACTATACTTATACAAGAcaaggagacaaagagacagttgtgtcacaaacaaaataccatactcttgaatattaaaacatatcaGTACTCTCTAATGAACAAAGTATGTTATTACATCACAGCTGAGTCAGACAGATATTCCTTGATTTCAAAAGATgcatctgccgatactggttttacctgttcaCCTGATTTATCGGCCAAAGCGATATATCACTCAGCTTTacatgccttaatttgttctgcaataacACAGTCTGTGTCTAAattgtatgaatctacagccaagttatattttatggcataaataaaacaaaatatcggctgatatatctgtctactgatataagggtcatagGGGGTTGAAACggaaaattcagtattggcagtgacgtctgtctaaaattgacagacgtcactgccaatACTGAATTTAATGTTTCCTgaccatatgacccttatattaGCAAAGCAGACAGATATTAGCCGAGACTTTATTTAcagagttacaaagtgctttacaatacCAAACTGTACAATATCATCTTAAATCTTACATATATAATATCATCTTtaatcttaaaatatatatatatctttgtcaatatctttttttctgactttacttagtgaattttccctgccaagaatttcattttcagcctgactcatatatcactTGAATTTTCAACACACCATAGAAACTGAATTTTCTGTTCCCAGTAAGATTTGATCTCACAACCTTAAGGTCATATAGCAAACGGCTTTTTCGGAGCTAATCCTCCTGGCACTTCCTCTGTTTTTGAAGTTCCCTTTGGCCAATGAGTTCTGTCTAAACTTGACAGatgtcactgccgatactgatttttttgtttcctgacCATATGACCCTTACATTATCAGAGCAGACAGATTTTAgtcatgattttatttacagagttacaaagtgctttacaatacCACACTATACAATATCATCTTAAGTCTTACATCTTTAATATCATCTTtattcttaaaatatatatcactTTGTCAAAAAGACAAGCCAaacacttcacctgatttatctgCCAAAAGAATATACAATAAATAGCTGAGTGATGTATTGTTTTAACAGATATATCAGGTGAAGTAATTGGGTAGTCTTAAGGacaaaactatatatattttaagataattttttgcCGACTTTATTTAGTGagttttccctgccaagaacttcATtctcggcctgactcatatgtGTAGAATTTTTGACAATGCAGAAACTGAATTTTGTGTTCCCAGTAAGATTTGATCACATGACCTTTCTGTATCATTGAAGTTTGGTTTGGCCAGTGAAGTCTGTCTAAAATTTCAGATTTCACTGCCAAAACtgaattttctgtttcctgAAAATTCAGTATTGGCAGTGACTGTTCATGTATTCTCTTGTACACAAATAACTTATTATCTTGTAAGAATATTTGTAGGGACCTGTTAATGCTCCTACCTGGTAGGCAGTGTTTCTGGATAGCCACAGACTCTCAGGGTTTTTGAGTTGGAGCCCACAGCATAGAGCGCTCCAGAGGGATGGAAGGCCACTGCACGCACCGCCTGAGTGTCCTCCAGCTGGTTCACTTTAACAAACTGTGCTTTGGACTTTCCCGGCTGTAAAGGTCAGAAAAAGTCTTTTGAAATATGATCTACATGTACATCTacattgatttttaaatcacaacTAACTGTCCAACTTTAGTGGATCATAACATTTAAGGTATTATTTTATTCTGCAGATGCTCCAGTTCAAAATGTGACTAAACTTTGGTAGAGATCCTAGTTTTTGAGACacaataaaggacaaaaaatggTCCACAATAGACAGGCTTGTTTTATACAATTTCTACTAAGTCAATAAAATAGGTATTGCCAAAATTGTGTATCACAGCAACCACAAGAGGTTGTTGagcagtcataaatgtgcataaACACTATAAGGCTGATGGGCTTATGCCTGTCGGGAATGACAAATGTGTAGATATATAGCATATATAAACATTCAGGACACAATAAAGCTACTAATACTAAAGTTTTCTGTACCTCGTGTGAGTTCCGTGACGCAGAGCAGCCAGAATCCTCTTGGACTGAGGGGCAGAAACCTCTGATTCTCTCAGCACtactaataaaaaaca
Proteins encoded in this region:
- the lim2.2 gene encoding lens intrinsic membrane protein 2.2, producing MLYTLAGGGTLCGVAALVLLIVSTATDFWMQYRYSGSSANQGLWRFCINHKCHAHTITVAFWDATRAFMLLAVLSCFAGVVLGLSAFTNGTKNRRVRTGGIALVLSGFLALLALAIYTGVTVTFFGKRFLDWRFSWSYIIGWVAIILAFAAGVFQLCAYQRTTAEPAPSNTPDS